From Dendropsophus ebraccatus isolate aDenEbr1 chromosome 10, aDenEbr1.pat, whole genome shotgun sequence:
CCATTTTGGAAAAGGTGCACAAAACTAGCGCCCTCTCTAGGCTGGGGTGAGATTAGTCAGGTCACATCCCAGGAGGAACTCTAGCAGCACTGCTCATTGCAGTTACACCAATGAGGTTAGACGGTGCATAGAAACTACCAGCATGTTCACCGATAAAGGATGTGTAACTATGTACAATAGATGGGTCAtcatatatatacattgtatatatatatactctagaCAGTTTTATATATTATGGGGTGGGGGATACTATagacagtattatatattatgGGGTGGGGATACTATagacagtattatatattatgGGGTGGGGGATACTatagacagtattatatatattatggggtGGGGGATACTATagacagtattatatattatgGGGTGGGGGATACTATAGACAGTATTATATGTTATTATGGGGTGGGGGATACTATagacagtattatatattatgAGGTGGGGATACTATagacagtattatatattatgGGGTGGGGGATACTATAGACAGTTTATATATTATGGGGTGGGGGATACTATagacagtattatatattatgGGGTGGGGATACTATagacagtattatatattatgGGGTGGGGATACTATagacagtattatatattatgGGGTGGGGGATACTATagacagtattatatattatgGGGTGGGGGATACTATagacagtattatatattatgGGGTGGGGATACTatagacagtattatatatattatggggtGGGGGATACTATagacagtattatatattatgGGGTGGGGGATACTATagacagtattatatattatgGGGTGGGGGATACTatagacagtattatatatattatggggtGGGGGATACTATagacagtattatatattatgGGGTGGGGAATACTatagacagtattatatatattatggggtGGGGGATACTATAGACATTATTACATGTTACAGACACACAGTGAAGCTCCGCTGGGCGGTGATGACAGTTGATACAGTGCAGCATGACGTCATAGTTAAGCTCCGTATCTCATTTCAAGGGGAAGGATTATCATAGATACAATGTATCAACCTGACATTTGAGAAGCCCCGCCCCTCGTGTTGTTGCTGAGGGCGGAGGCTGAGAGTGACCGGCCTGACTCCAGGGAGCTGCGCCGTGTTCCTCCTGCCGGGGAGCGGACGCACTGGCCAATACAACGACTGTACGCTTCTCCCACAGCATCGCGCTTTTACCTCCATCCCTAACCGTTCCGGGGAGTTTCCATATAAGGAGATGCCCGGATCcgcggccgctgattggctgttcgCTCCTCCTGCGGCTGTCCGTCACCGGAGCGCACTCAGCGTGGGAGCCAGAGggagactgtccctttaaggggtcAGGTGACTCTCCTCCCTGAGTGACATCTCCTCGGGTGTGCGGGGAATCAGCGGGCGACAACCGGGTCACCAGAGAGGAAGCCTGGGCGGGATCCCGGCAGCGGATCTGGATGTCCCCCGGATTATCAGCCCCCTGAGCGCAGGGTCATGGTCAGCAGCGGGCGGCAGGTGAGGCAGGTGCCCTatgagccagcagggggcagggtctgcgggagggggcggccggGCTCCAGGGTTGTGGCCCCTGAGGTCTCTGGGCCCAGCCTTGTGTCAGTGTGTGAGCTCCAGGCCTGTGAGGCCTGATCCCCGGGATGTAgcatagggctgtgttcacactggggGGTTGTGCTGCGGTTTTGCATCTAGTGTAGTGTGGAATCATCAGTAATAAACCTGTGGTTATTGAGAGTAATATCCTGCAGaatgactatgtgtgaccccagccttgTTTCAGGGGGGTCACCAGTGGGGGACGCTGTCACTGAAGTCACCAGTGGGGGCGCTGTCACTGAACTCATGGCCTCattgtctcttcctcctcttggCAGATCTGCAGTGTCCGGGACGTCTGACGCCATGGATCCCCAGTTGCCTTCTCCTCTTCACCTGTGGAGTCCCCGTCCCTTTGGTGCTTATTCCACAACCTGTGCCTCTGGCGGCAAGAACGCAGAGAGTGGTGAGAGGGCGGGGCCTGAGGAAGAGGCGGCCCCGCCCCCGGAGAGCGCTGAGTGCCCGCAGAGTGGCGATGACCGCGTTCTCTTGGACACATGGTACGTCATCAAGCCTGGAAACACCAAGGAGAAAGTGGCCTTCTTTGTGGCTTATCAATGTGCAGGGAGCGGCTCCTCCCCCCGCCCCGGAGGGGCAAAGGTTAAAGGCAGATGGAGCGCGGGGGGCAGCTCCAGGGCAAAGAGGCGGCGCCATGCTGTTGATGTAGAGGCCCCTCCCTCTGTCGCAGAAATGGTGGCTCGTGCGGAGAGCCGAGGGGCCGAACCTTCCCCCCCCAGACCTCCCCTGGTGCTGGTGACCTCCTCAGAAGACAGCGCAGAGGGCCGGTGCCGCAGTGTGGCCGAGGCCGTGGCTCAGTATGAGGCAGAACAGGCCGAGCGGGAGGTCCGCATTGCCTTCCGTGTGGCGGAGAGGCCGGGAGACCCCATAACATGTGACCTGTACCAGCTGCTGAGCCCGGAGCCGCACCGGGTCTGCGTCTTGCTGGAGAAGATGGAGTCTCAGCAAGCGGAAAATGCGGAGGAGGTGCAGGGGGCGGCCTCCGAGTCCGGCTTCCATGTAGACCTGGTGCTGACTGGAGCCGTGGACCGCTGTGTCTTCTATGGGGGGGAGGCGGATGAGACTGAACCGCTCCCAGGACAGCTCTTCTTCCCCCgtctctctgctcctcctcccccgcCTCCTCCGCCGCCGCCTGTCCCGCCTCTCTGCCGCCTTTACCGCCATGTCTCTCATGACTTCCTGGAGATTCGTTTCCAGGTTCAGCGCCTTCTCCAGCCGCGACTTTACCTCCCGTCGTTGCCGGACCACGTCCTCTTGGCCATCTTTAGCTACTTGTCTACGCAGTCGCTGGCTGCCATGAAGTGCACGTGCCGCCGCTTCCGAGCGGTGATCGAAGACTATGGGGTGCGGCCGTGTGACTCCCGCTGGAGCCAGCACCCCCTCTATCGGGATGACCCCTGCAAACAATGTAAACGGATATACAAACGAGGAGACGTGTCCATGTGCCGCTGGCACCCGAAACCTTACCACCACGACCTGCCCTATGGACGCTCCTACTGGATGTGCTGCCGCCGACCTGACCGGGCAGCTCCGGGGTGCCAGCTGGGCCTCCATGACAATAACTGGGTGCTACCGGGGGAAGGGACCCGGGTGAAAGGacggggacatggggaaggggatgAGGGGAGGTgaaacatggggaggggggggggcgcgtaTGAGTGTTTGAATAAAAGGGATTATTTATGAAGTGTCCCGGTGTCGCTGTGTGGTGTTGGGGGTGACAGACTCTGTGGGGGTCGCCCTGATCGTGAGCCGCTCCAAGCTTCAACTACTTCAGCATCTTCCTGTGGTGGCCCTGGAGGGGGGCCGCCACGAGTCGAGTCActcaatatggccgccattactGTGAACTATGAAGATACAGGTGGCTGATGTGTAGTACCACCCGGCTGGGCCAGACTCCAGGGGGCAGGTCACCCGATATACAGAGGATCCACAACTTACTAAGAGACTGAGAAACTCTGGCGGCCATATTGGCTGACCTTTTCTAGCTGGGACGGTGACACCGCTGAGCAGAAGGTGATACTATACAGAGGAGGTGACCGCAGGGCTGATATTTACTGCGGCTGTGGGGGGCACACACCTGATGGGGGTGCACACGTGGTCTTATTACCTCATCACTGGATTAGATACACTCTATAGTGGGGTGTATCACAAGGTCATCATCTTACAGGGCAGCTCTAGGCCTGTAGGTTAGATACACTTTACTACAGTCTGTGTTGTTATTTTTACAGGATTGCTCCAGGTCTGTTGGGATGGGTGAGATACACTCTATAGTGGGGTGTATCCACATGTCCTCACTCCTAGGAGGGTATCACATCAATGTACTATATCTGCAGTTTTATGTCTATAATAATTTTTGGATCCGTATCACGAGCCCCGGTCTGACCATGGATCTGATGATGTTAGTGGTGGGAGCGTCAGCTCTGGGGTCCGGCCGGGGCCTGTGATACGGATCGTGTGTATCTGACCTCACACAGGGCCGTAATGTAATGGAAACTACTGGAGGCTACTGGTCATTATACCCCCCCCAtaatcccggggggggggggggggtgtaaggaTCTGCTGCAGTGATAATGACAAACAAAAGATGTCACCTGATCTCTGGGGTGTCGTACTCTGATCTGGCTCCTCCCACATGGCACCTGATGCTTGGTTATGTCACCATATGCAGATCTTAGCGGCCCCGGCTGTTTCCTCCTCTCACATCACCTCCTTCAGCCTCTCCTCCTTCATGTTGCAGATGGTAGAGGAAGTTTTCTCCCTGTATTATCAGACGCTGTAAGTTACTGACAGGCTGGCGTTCAGTTCTTCACTATttatctgcttgctgtcagtgactggaaACATTTATATCCAGAGGCCGAATCTGCCCTAAACCTAGTCATAGAGCTGAGCGTTTGTTACAGTTGTGTCCAGGTGACAGGGATGCAGATTGGTGCTTCTTCACCAATTCATCaagatgaaggaggaggaggaggaggaggaggcctgtgaccTCTAGATGTAAATGATTGATTCCACTCATTGACAGTGAGCAGGGATCATCCTGGGGGGCCTTGGGGGATTTCTGTTATAAGCTCCTCCCCCTGTGTAGGATATAAACCAGCGCTTCTcacactttttctactggagcctcccagactgaccaagaggccagggcctcactagactgaccaagaggaggccgggCCTCGCCAGACTCACCAAGTGGAGGCCgggcctcgccagactgaccaagaggaggccagggcctcaccagactgaccaagaggaggctGGGTCTCAACAGACCGACAAAGAGGAGGCCGGGCCTCGCCAGACTCACCAAGAgaaggccagggcctcaccagactgaccaagaggaggccagggcctcaccagactgaccaagagaaggccagggcctcaccagactgaccaagaggaggccagggcctcaccagactgaccaagtggAGGCCgggcctcgccagactgaccaaGTGGAGGCCGGGCCTCGCCAGACTCACCAAGAGGAGGCCAGGGCCTCGCCAGACTCACCAAGTGGAGGCCtcggcctcaccagactgaccaagtggaggccggggcctcactagactgaccaagaggaggctTGGCCTCGCCAGACTGGCCAGGGGGAGGCTGGGACACTgccagactgaccaataggaggCTGAGGCCTCGCCACAtgaccaagaggaggccggggtctcaccagacagaccaaaaGGAGGGCAAGGCCTCACCAACTGTGGTGGGAatctatacaaaaataaaaacactctCTCAGTCTACCAATCCTGAACCCTGTATAACATTAAATGGGTACTCAAGtgcaatttttcttttaaactggtgtataaagttatatagatttgtaatttacttctatttaaaaaaaaatccagtgcttatcagttgctgtatgtcctgcaggaagtggtctattctctagtctgatacagtgctctctgctgccaactctgtccatgtcaggaactgtccagagcaggagaggttttctatggggatttgctgctgctctggacagttcctgacatggacagaggtggcagcagagagcactgtatcagactagagagaatacaccacttcctgcagggcatacagcagctgataagtactgattttttttttttttaaatgtcaggaactgtccagagcagtagcaaatccccatagaaaaacctctcctgctctggacagttcctgacatggacagaagtggcagcagagagcactgtgtcagactggagagaatacaccactagggggcgccttACAGTTTGAGAGCATCAATATAAAGTGAAGTGAAGTCCTGAACCTTATATCCAGACAGGAGGAGGGGCAAATAACTGACTGCCCCTTATATCACACAGGAGGAGGGGCTAATAACCGACTCCCCCTTATATCATACAGGAGTAGGGGCTAATAACTAACTGCCCCTTATATCACACAGGAGTAAGGGCTAATAACTGACTGCCCCTTATATCACTCAGGAGGAGGGGCTAATAACTGACTTCCCTTTATATCACACAGGAGGAGGGGCTAATAACTGACTCCCCCTTATATCATACACAGGAGGCAGGGCTAATAACTGACTCCCCCTTATATCATACACAGGAGGCAGGGCTAATAACTGACTCCCCCTTATATCATACACAGGAGGCAAGGCTAATAACTGACTCCCCCTTATATCATACACAGGAGGCAAGGCTAATAACTTGTTTCCTTATATCatacacaggaggaggtgctAAAAACTGACTCATACCTGAGAGGAGGAGCTAATAACTGACTCATTATACATGGGAGGAGGAGCTAATAACTGACTCCCCTTTATATCACACAGGAGGAGGGGCATATAACTGACTCCCCCTTATatcatacacaggaggaggggctAATAACTGACTCCCCTTTATATCACACAGGAGGAGGGGCATATAACTGACTCCCCCTTATATCATACACAGGAGGCAGGGCTAATAACTGACTTCCCTTTATATCATACACAGGAGGCAGGGCTAATAACTGACTTCCCTTTATATCATACACAGGAAGAGGCACTAAAAACTGACTCATACCTGAGAGGAGGAGCTAATAACTGACTCATTATAAATGGGAGGAGGGGCTAATAACTGACTCATACATGGGAGGAGGGGCTAATAACtgactctatacacaggaggaggggctAATAACTAATTATACATGGAAGGAGGGGCTAAATAACTGACATAACTTTATTGAATAATGTCTTAGCCCCTCCTCTTGGAAGAGTCGGTTATTTACAGGGCGGTattcccagctgctgctgcccccggcactacacctaaGGACGCTCCaccaggattttctagtttctgaacatcatattgatatctgatcagtcttaggccgcgttcccacatttactgtacgtcaccacatgcagcagatgccagaccctcctgcggtaaccaataggtgtgTGGCCAATAATCCCGGTAACAGCACATGATActgggggagagatgggagcCTGGTTTCTGCCACATggatttctctacatggagaaacttTATCTGAATCACGATTTTTATGGTttttgcttaaaacataaacaaatttccacattgaatcaatgattagagccgtctgcgtattgtctgatggaattctcaccacaggatgggtagattggtaggtaacagCTCCAGGCGTCAAATTTACCACTGCCAAACCaggcctgataccaccatactgtgactggataacactgccataccagacctgaccaataccgccatactgtgactggataacaccgccacaccagacctgaccaataccgccatactgtgactggataacaccgccacaccagacctgaccaataccgccatactgtgactggataacactgccataccagacctgaccaataccgccatactgtgactggataacactgtcataccagacctgaccaataccgccatactgtgactggataacactgtcataccagacctgaccaataccgacatactgtgactggataacaccgctatacaagacctgaccaataccgccatactgtgactggataacaccgccacaccagacctgaccaataccgccatactgtgactggataacactgccacaccagacctgataccaccatactgtgactggataacaccgccacaccagacctgaccaataccgccatactgtgactggataacactgccataccagacctgataccaccatactgtgactggataacaccgccacaccagacctgaccaataccgccatactgtgactggataacaccaccataccagacctgaccaataccaccatactgtgactggataacaccgccacaccagacctgaccaataccgccatactgtgactggataacactgccataccagacctgaccaataccaccatactgtgactggaaaacaccgctataccaaacctgaccaatactgccatactgtgactggataacaccgccacaccagacctgaccaataccgccatactgtgactaaataaaaCTGTAATACCAGTCCtgatgccgccatactgtgactggataacactgtctaGTGGTAAATAGGACCCTGGTTATTAACCCATCCTCCTCCGGGGTACACTATAAGGCGATGTTATtaacccctcctcctgtgtataagGAGTCAGTTATGAGCCCTTCCCCGGGTAAATGGaggggtcacttacacactataGGGCGATGTTATTAGCCCCCACCTCCCCCATTATAAAGTATACTTTTCGTGTTAGCTCCTCCCCCTTTGGTCCCCTACGCCGCAGGTAACCCCGCCTCCTCCTCTCAGGTGTCAGCTGTACCTGTTACCACACAACCAATATGCCGGCTGCTGTTACCTAGCGACAGCAAGCGCCcgagcagccaatcagtgagcgtGATGTTTAGGATGAGCTGTCAGTACGAGACCTCGCCCCTCGCTTCTCATTGGTCGCTGCTGCAGTGATTTGTTTAGAGAGGTTGTATTGTGATTGGGTTACACAGTCCGCGAGTATCCGCCCCCGTGGCTGTATGACCAGGTGTGCCTGCGGCGGCTGTGTGCTGACTCCGCCCCGTGCCGCTGATTGGCCGTGTGAGAAGACGCTGGCTTCCGATTGGCTGTTCTCGCTGTAGTCATGCTCTTCTTCGATGTGTGCCCGCCGCGCTGCCCGCATCTACCGGAGCCCCGGGGCCCCCTCCAGCAGCGCTTGGAGTCCGAAGCTTCGCTCTCTGCTGGTGCTGGGGCTGGGGGTGCTCATCGGTGCCAGCATATTACTGTGGGAGAACTGGGGCGACACCGAGACGCCCTATAGAAAAGAGAATGAGGGAGACGCCCGCGGAGGACAACAGGTGAtgggaggggccacagggaggAACGGGTGAATACTGGTTACCTGAGGGGTGGAAGGGTACACAGGGGGTAAGCTGAGCGGTGACGGGTCCACGCGGAGAGACCGGAGGGGTGACGGGTCCACGCAGAGAGACCGGAGGGGTGACGGGTCCATGCGGAGAGACCGGAGGGGTGACGGGTCCATGCGGAGAGACCGGAGGGGTGACGGGTCCACGCGGAGAGACCGGAGGGGTGACGGGTCCACGCGGAGAGACCGGAGGGGTGACGGGTCCACGCGGAGAGACCGGAGTGGTGACGGGTCCACGCGGAGAGACCGGAGGGGTGACGGGTCCACGCGGAGAGACCGGAGGGGCGACTGGTCCATGCGGAGAGACCGGAGGGGCGACGGGTCCATGCGGAGAGACCGTAGGGGCGACGGGTCCATGCGGAGAGACCGTAGGGGCGACGGGTCCAGGCGGAGAGACCGGAGGGGTGATGGGCCCGCGCAGAGAGACCGGAGGGGTGACGGGTCCATGCGGAGAGATCGGAGGGGTGACGGGTCCACGCGGAGAGACCGGAGGGGCGACGGGTCCAGGCGGAGAGACCATAGGGGTGATGGGTCCAGGCGGAGAGACCGGAGGGGTGACGGGTCCAGGCGGAGAGACCGGAGGGGTGACGGGCCCGCGCAGAGAGACCGGAGGGGCGACGGGTCCAGGCGGAGAGACCGGAGGGGCGACGGGTCCATGCGGAGAGACCGGAGGGGCGACGGGTCCATGCGGAGAGACCGTAGGGGCGACGGGTCCAGGCGGAGAGACCGGAGGGGTGACGGGTCCACCCGGAGAGACCGGAGGGGTGACGGGTCCACGCGGAGAGATCGGAGGGGTGACGGGTCCAGGCGGAGAGACCGGAGGGGTGATGGGCCCGCGCAGAGAGACCGGAGGGGTGACGGGTCCAGGCGGTGAGACCGGAGGGGTGAAGGGTCCATGCGGAGAGATCGGAGGGGTGACGGGTCCAGGCGGAGAGACCGGAGGGGTGACGGGTCCAGGCGGTGAGACCGGAGGGGTGACGGGTCCAGGCGGAGAGACCGTAGGGGTGACGGGTCCATGCGGAGAGACCGTAGGGGTGACGGGTCCATGCGGAGAGACCGTAGGGGTGACGGGTCCATGCGGAGAGACCGTAGGGGTGACGGGTCCATGCGGAGAGACCGTAGGGGTGACGGGTCCATGCGGAGAGACCGTAGGGGTGACGGGTCCATGCGGAGAGACCGTAGGGGTGACGGGTCCATGCGGAGAGACCGTAGGGGTGACGGGTCCAGGCGGAGAGACCGTAGGGGTGACGGGTCCACGCGGAGAGACCGTAGGGGCGACTGGTCCAGGCGGAGAGGCGGAAGGGGTGACGGGTCCACGCGGAGAGAccggaggggtgacaggtccACAGGGCAGGGTTGCTGGATTTGTAATTACTTTTGTGGTCACTTCTCTTTCCTCAGATCAGCCCTCGCCCTTTGTCGTCCTCTCGGGTGAAGGATCTGGTGGCAGCCATCAGTGTGGGGCGGATGTGGTCGTCGTTCTTACGGCCGATGCTGATTGAGCGATATCCTGGGACCCCTGGAAGCCACCAAGTGAGAGAGGTGAGACAAGCAGGACAGTAGTCATTTGACGGTTGTGTGAGGGCGCAGTCGGTGTGACGGCTGTGTGAGGGCGCAGTTTGTGTGACGGCCGTGTGGGGGCGCAGTCCGTGTGGGGGCGAAGTCCGTGTGACGGCCGTGTGGGGGCGCAGTTCGTGTGACGGCCGTGTGGGGGCGCAGTCCATGTGACGGCCGTGTGAGGGCGCAGTCCGTGTGACGTCTGTGTGGGGGCGCAGTCCGTGTGACGGCCGTGTGAGGGCGCAGTCCGTGTGACAGCTGTGTGGGGGCGCAGTCCGTGTGAGGGCGCAGTCTGTGTGACGGTTGTGTGAGGGGCAGTCCTTGTGATAGTGCAGTCGAtgtgagggctgtgtgagggcgCAGTCGGTGTGGCGGCTGTGTGAGGCGCAGTCCGTGTGACGGCCGTGTGAGGGCGCAGTCTGTGTGACGGTTGTGTGAGGGGCAGTCCTTGTGATAGTGCAGTCGGTGTGGCGGCTGTGTGAGGGCGCAGTCGGTGTGGCGGCTGTGTGAGGGTGCAGTCCGTGTGACGGTTGTGTGAGGGTGCAGTCCGTGTGACGGTTGTGTGAGGGTGCAGTCCGTGTGACGGTTGTGTGAGGGTGCAGTCCGTGTGACGGTTGTGTGAGGGTGCAGTCCGTGTGACGGTTGTGTGAGGGTGCAGTCCGTGTGACGGTTGTGCGAGGGTGCAGTCTGTGTGACGGTTGTGCGAGGGTGCAGTCTGTGTGACGGTTGTGCGAGGGTGCAGTCTGTGTGACGGTTGTGTGAGGGTGCAGTCTGTGTGACGGTTGTGTGAGGGTGCAGTCTGTGTGACGGTTGTGTGAGGGTGCAGTCTGTGTGACGGTTGTGTGAGGGTGCAGTCTGTGTGACGGTTGTGTGAGGGTGCAGTCCGTGTGACGGTTGTGTGAGGGTGCAGTCCGTGTGACGGTTGTGTGAGGGTGCAGTCCGTGTGACGGTTGTGTGAGGGTGCAGTCCGTGTGACGGTTGTGTGAGGGTGCAGTCCGTGTGACGGTTGTGTGAGGGCGCAGTCTGTGTGACGGTTGTGTGAGGGTGCAGTACTTGGTCAGCGACCACCCTCCTGTTTTCTCCCCCCTCAGCTCATTTCTGGTCACCTGCGCTCGTTGGCCGCTGGGTGGACGGTAGAGTTTGACCTTTTTGATGCGCGGACCCCCCGGGGCTCCCTGCCGTTCGGGAGTGTTATTGCCACCCTGGACCCTGGGGCTCCGCGCCGGCTGGTGCTCGCCTGTCATCTGGACTCCAAATGGTTTCCTCGGGATGTGAGGGAGCGGCCGTTTGTTGGGGCCACTGACTCGGCGGTTCCCTGCTCTCTGATCCTGGAGGTGGTCACCGCACTGGACGCCCAGCTGCGACAGCTGAAGGACAAGGTGAGTgccacaccaccatcatcctccacaatACTCCGCAAcctatcatatacatatatacctgggTCCTGTCAGCTGTATACATAGGCTGCGGTGTATACTATAAGCCTCAGCTCAGTGTGTTTCCCACTCTCCTCAGGGATCCCCCCTCACATTACAGCTGTTCTTCCTGGACGGGGAGGAGGCATTTGGTGACTGGACGGAGACGGATTCACTGTATGGGGCCCGGCACTTGGCAGAGCGTCTGCACACTGAGCCAGGACCAGGAGGAGCCGGCAGCAAACTGGACGCCATTGTGAGTCCTTGGATGCTGTCACACTGGTCCCATTATAAACCACCAGTGTGACTAGTCTCTAGTTGTCTACAGACATCATGGGGTCAGCAGTGTAGAAAAGAGGAAGAACTCTGACAGCTGTGTTTTTTGGATTCATTCCTGCGCAGTGATTCTGTACatatcacagagcatgcccactgcACTCTCCTATAGAAGATGATGACAGCTCAGTTCTTCTCTGCATATGTTACAGAGCGTGCTCACTACACTTTCCATAAAAGATAACAGCTCAGTTCTCCTCTCTGCACGTGTCACAGAGCATGTGAAGTAAACTTTCCCATAAATCATGACAGCTCAGGTTCTTTTCCTCTGAACACAGGTCACAGAGAATGCTCACTACATTATCCCATAGAAGATGACAACTCAGGTTCTCCCCTTCCTGTACAGGTCAGAGCATGCTCACTATACACTCCCATAGAAGATGACAGCTCAGCTCCTGCCCTCcctgtacaggtcacagagcatataCACTCCAATAAAAGATGACAGCTCAGCTTCTCCCTGTTCAGGTCACAGCGTGCTTACTATACGCTCCTATAgaaaatcacagctcagctactctcctccctgtacaggtcacagagcgtgcttacTATACACTTTCATAGAACAGGACAGCTCAGCTCCTGCCCTCcctgtacaggtcacagagcatgctcactaatCTCTCCCATAGAAGATGACAGCTGCTCCCCTCCCTGTACAGGCAGATAGATAGCTATAAGCTGATGCATTTACCCTCCTCTCTGTGCTTCTCCTCCAGGATCTCTTTGTTCTTCTGGATCTGCTCGGGGCTCCGGATCCGCTGATCCTTAGCCACTTCTCAGAGACTCGTGGCCACTTCATGAGGCTCTTCAGTATTGGTGAGTCCTGAACTCCTGGGATTTGTTGTTCCTTGTTGTTCTGTCTCATGGTTTCTTCTCTTTCTTGCCCGTAGAGAAGCGTCTTCATGGCCTCGGCCTCCTGGACGCTCACCCCGTGGACGCTCCTTACTTCAGACCGGACTTGTATTTTGGGCCTGTGGAGGACGATCACGTTCCGTTCCTGCGGCGAGGTCTGTGCTTCTCCTGCGTTCTCCATACTAGTGGTCTCTGCCTCTGCCGCTCATGGTCTTTTCTCTATCACACAGGTGTGC
This genomic window contains:
- the FBXO46 gene encoding F-box only protein 46; the protein is MDPQLPSPLHLWSPRPFGAYSTTCASGGKNAESGERAGPEEEAAPPPESAECPQSGDDRVLLDTWYVIKPGNTKEKVAFFVAYQCAGSGSSPRPGGAKVKGRWSAGGSSRAKRRRHAVDVEAPPSVAEMVARAESRGAEPSPPRPPLVLVTSSEDSAEGRCRSVAEAVAQYEAEQAEREVRIAFRVAERPGDPITCDLYQLLSPEPHRVCVLLEKMESQQAENAEEVQGAASESGFHVDLVLTGAVDRCVFYGGEADETEPLPGQLFFPRLSAPPPPPPPPPPVPPLCRLYRHVSHDFLEIRFQVQRLLQPRLYLPSLPDHVLLAIFSYLSTQSLAAMKCTCRRFRAVIEDYGVRPCDSRWSQHPLYRDDPCKQCKRIYKRGDVSMCRWHPKPYHHDLPYGRSYWMCCRRPDRAAPGCQLGLHDNNWVLPGEGTRVKGRGHGEGDEGR
- the QPCTL gene encoding glutaminyl-peptide cyclotransferase-like protein, with translation MCARRAARIYRSPGAPSSSAWSPKLRSLLVLGLGVLIGASILLWENWGDTETPYRKENEGDARGGQQISPRPLSSSRVKDLVAAISVGRMWSSFLRPMLIERYPGTPGSHQVRELISGHLRSLAAGWTVEFDLFDARTPRGSLPFGSVIATLDPGAPRRLVLACHLDSKWFPRDVRERPFVGATDSAVPCSLILEVVTALDAQLRQLKDKGSPLTLQLFFLDGEEAFGDWTETDSLYGARHLAERLHTEPGPGGAGSKLDAIDLFVLLDLLGAPDPLILSHFSETRGHFMRLFSIEKRLHGLGLLDAHPVDAPYFRPDLYFGPVEDDHVPFLRRGVPVLHVIATPFPSVWHTHDDTEENLHRPTITNLCRIFVAFLAETLAL